The DNA sequence GGGGTGTGGCGGATCTGGAAGGAGCCCATCGGGCTGCCCTGGGCGTAGGCCAGGCAGGTGTTGACGTACTGGCTGGCCGTCAGCAGCAGGACCTTGCCGCCCTGCACGAGGCCGTCGTAGTGGCGGATGGGGCCGGTGAGGAACTCCTCGGCCTGGAAGTCGTCCAGGGCGGGGGCGGCCGGGTCGTCGAGGGCGGGGACTCCGGTGGTGCGGCCGGTCAGGGCCTGTGCGGCGGCGGCCGGGGTGTCGAGGACGAGGACGCCTTCGCTGGAGGCGCCCCGGTGGGGCTTGAGGACGGTGCGGCCCTGCCAGGGGACGCGGCCGCCGGCGGCGTGGTCGAGGAAGTCGCGGGCGGGTAAGAAGCGCGGGACGCGTAACCCGGCGCGGGCGACGGCCTCCTTCATCAGGACCTTGTCGCGGGCCAGGGCGACCTGGGCGACGGGCGGTCCGGGCACGCCGAGTTCCTCGCGCAGCCCGGCCGCGTCGAGCAGTTCGTACTCGGACATGGAGATGATCCGGTCGAAGCGGCGCGGGCCTTGGGCGGCGAGCCAGGCGCGGGCCTCGGTGAGGGTGTCACGCACCCCGGGACGCTCGACTTTCTCGCAGGTCAGGCCGGGTGGAAGGGTGTCGAGGGCCTGGCGGGTGCCGAGGTAGGTCACATGGTGCCGGGTGTGGTCGATCCCCCGGTCGTAGGCAATCTTGAAGTAGGGCACGCGGTGCAGGATAAGGATGTTCACCGATTTTCACCGGGCCTTCCGGGCGGGAGCGGGAACGGCGAGCACCCGGTCCAGGGCGTGGGTCCAGGCCTCGCGCAGCGCGTGGACGACGGGGCGGATGCCGGTCCGGGGCGAGCGCAGGACGACGCAGCCCTGGGCGGCGAAGTCGGCGTTGTCGCGGGCGACGGCGTGCAGCTCGCGGCGGCCGGGTGCCAGCCAGGAGAACTCCGTGACGGTGAGTTCGCCCTCGCCGAGTCCGAGGTGTGCGGCGGTGGCGGCGACGGCGTCGGCGAAGGGGTCGGCGCCGGGGGGTACGTCGGCGGGGCTGAAGGACACGTCGTGGGAGACGCCCAGCATCACGGTGGCCGCCTCGCAGCCGGGGGTGAGCCGGTCGGGCAGGGCGGTGCCGCCGAAGGCGGTGTCGACCCACAGGTGGTGCAGGTCGATGCCGTAGACCCAGCGGGCCAGGGCCCAGATCCGCATGCCGGCGGGGCGGCGGTTGGGTTCCACGACGGCCGCCTCACGGCCGTCGTCGCTGAGCTTGATCTCGTTGTGGAAGGGGCCGTGGCACTGGCCGACCAGCAGGTTGGCCAGGCGTCCGGCGCGCTTCAGGGTGGCTTCCTCGTGGGGTGCGAGCGCGGCGGGAAGGACCTGGGCGATCTCCACGGGGTAGCGGCCGGTGGCGCTGACCTTCTCGGTGAGGAACTCCAGGTCCCCGAGACCGTCGAAGGAGAACTCGCGGGCGTGCGGGATGAGTTCCTCACAGATCACACCGCCGTCCAGATAGGGCAGCACCTCGGCGAACGCGGCGGTCAGGTCGTCGCCGGGGCGGACCGCGACCACGCCCCGGTTGTTGCCCTCGGCGGACGGTTTGACGACGAATCCCGCCGGGTGCTCCGCGGCGAACCGCCGCAGCTGGTCCAGGGAGGCGATCCGGGTGAAGGCGGGCGTCATCACGCCCTGCGCGCGCAGCAGTTCGGAGGCGAGGGACTCGGCGAGGCGGTAGTGGTACTTGGAGAAGGCGCCCTCGGCGAGGTGCGGCGCGTCGACCGGCACCCCGAGGCGGTGCAGGAGGTCCGCGCCGCTGTGCACGGCGTTGTCGGAGAAGACGATGCCCGCCCGGATGCGGTCGCGGCGGGCGGTGAGCAGCTTCTCCCCCATCACCGCGAAGTCGGGCCGCAGCGGGTCCAGGTCGATCACCTCGTCGGCGACGGCCCGGTCCGTGTCCCCCGGCTCCGCCCGGATCAGCACGACACGCGCGCCGTGCCGCGCGCGGGCGCGCTCGGCCAGGTGCCTGACCTCGTCGATACGGCTCAGGTTGTAGTCGACGATCAGGAAGAGGGGGGCGGCGCCGGCGGGGGCGGCCCTGTCGTCCGGGGTGGGGCCGGGATTCTCGTACGGGGTGGCGTACGGCGTCGGCGTGAAGGTGTCGTACGAGGGGGGCGTGGGGGTGAGGTGACTCATCGCTGCTCCGTCCCGGGCGCGGGCTCGTAGGCGGTCTCGATCGCGTGCGCGGAGGCGGGCACCAGACGGGCCAGGACGTCGTCCCGGTCCGCCAGGTCCATCCGCCACAGCACCTGGCCGAGGAACACCTCGCGGGCGGAGTGCGCGACCACGTCGCCCGCGTGCAGGAAGATCTGGGTGAGGACCGGCGCCAGCGGGAGCCGGTCGTTCGGGGCCACGTGCCGCAGCGTGCCGGGGTCGGCGAAGAAGACCCGGAAGTACGTGGCGTTCGGGCTCGGCGGGGTGCCGTCGGCCGTGTACGACAGCCCGGCGAGGAAGCGGGTGAAGTGGGCCGGGCGGCGGGCGGCGAGCAGCAGGTCGAGCCAGAGGGCGAGCAGGCCCGTGCCGCCGGTGAGTTCGGCGACGCTCGGGGAGATCAGGCTGCCGCCGACGCGGGGGTTGACCTCGATGAGGTCCCAGCCGTGCTCGGGGGTGTGGCGGGCCTCGATGTGGAAGCAGCCCCAGTCGAGGCCGAGGAGGTCGAAGACGCGCCGCACCCAGGTGAGGCCGTCGGCGATCTGCCCGGTGGTGAGGCCGACCGGGGGGCTGACGCAGGCGTTCTCCAGGACGGCGCCCGCGGTCTCGGTGACCTCGCACTTCTCGTGGACGGCGACGACATGGGGGACGCCGTCGACGGCCAGGACCTCGAAGCTGCACTCCCGGCCGGGAACGTAGTCCTCCACGAGGAACCGGACGTCCGGGGTGCCGTGCTCCGCGCTGGTGAGGGCGCTGGCGTAGACCGTGTCGGCGCGGGCCTCGGCGGCGAGTGCCTCGAGGTCGGTCCAGGTGGTGTCGGGGGTGAGCGGGAAGGTGCCGAAGGAGGCGATGCCGCTCACGGGTTTGACGAAGTAGCGGCCGTCGCCCCGCTGGTGTGCGGCGAGGGTGTCGGGGGTGAGGGCGCGGGCGCGGGCGTTGCTGAGGCCGGCGTCGGCGAGACGGTTGCGCAGGGTGAGCTTGTCGCGCAGGGCGAGGGCCTGCTTCTCGTCCAGGTCGGGCACGCCGAGGCGGGCGTTGGCCAGCGCCATCAGGGGGCGGTAGCCCTCCCAGACGGTGAGGCAGCAGGCGACGTCGCGGCCGGTGCGGTGCAGATGGTCGAGGTAGGACTCGACGTCGTCGGGGGTCAGGACGTGCGCGGCGGTGACGCGGACGTCGTCGGCGAGGTCCGCCAGTTGCCCGGGCCGCGCGGCCCGGTGCTCTTCCTCGGGCAGTGAGCTGAGTACGTAGATCTCCAGACCGCGCGCGGTGACGGCGGAGGCGAGGTCTTCCATGAAGGAGAACCCCACATGGCTCAACAGCAGCACTCCCCTGGCGTTTTCCATGCTCAAAGTCCGGCCTCCTCACCGGGCGGGCGCGGGGCGCGGCCGGGTGCCGCGCCCCGCGCAGTCGGTCGGGGGTCAGGCGGGCTGGTCGGCCTTGGCGAGGGTGTCGAGGTACAGCTCCTCGAAGTACATCGCGAGGATCTGCTGGTGTTCGCGCAGGTAGCGCTTGAACGCCTCGATGTCGTCGTCGCTGCGCAGCAGGTGCCGCACGGCCGCCCAGACCTCGCCGGGGTGGTCGTCGTTGATGTCGGTGTGGGAGTGGTTGATCTGGCCGCCGATGTTGCTCTCGCCGACGGAGTCCTTCAGCGCCTGGAGCTTCTTCGGCTCCAGCTTCACGTTGACGTACTCGACCAGGTACGAGTACGCGACGACGCCGAGGGGGCCCTCGTGGTCGAGGAGGAAGGAGAAGTAGCCGGCGAGCAGCTTGGTCGACAGGTACGGCTCGGTGGCGAGGAACTGCTCACGGGTGACGCCGACCTTCTCCAGGTCGGTGATGAACAGCTCGTCGTGGAGCATCTCCTCCTGCTCGTAGTTGGCCCACACCTGGGCCGACTCCGGGCTGCGCTTGGCGATCTCCACCAGGGCCTTGGCCTCGGCGACGCGCAGGAGACGGATGCGCCAGGCCGTCTCGATCAGGTTCCGCTTGTAGTACGCGGAGTCGACCTTCCTGCCTTCGAGGTGAGCCGCCTCGGGCACGTTGGCGTACCACTCCAGGACCTGCTGGTCGAGCTGCTCGTCGATCTCGGCGCGCAGCTTGGCGGAGGCGGACGCGGTGAGGAACGGGGTGCGGTCCCCGTATCCGGCGTTGGTGACGCGGTTGCGCATGATGGGGGTTGCCTCTCTCGTTGGGATGCCCGCGGCCGGGTGCGGCGCGGGAGTCTTCGGGGCGGGACGCCGTGGGGCGCGGGCGTCCCGGAGGGGCGGCGTCCGGCTCCGCGTGGCGGGGTGTGCCGGGAGCCGGGCCGTCAGATCTGGTCGACGACGCGTACGGTCACGTCGCCGCGGAGCCGGCACTGGCAGGCGAGGCGGTGGGCGCCGCCGCTCAGGCCGAGGTCGTCGAGGAAGTCGAGTTCGTCGTCGTCGGGCTCGCCGAGGGCCGGGCCGCCCTGGAGGACCTCCACGACACAGGCGCCGCAGGACCCGGAGCGGCAGCCGAAGGGGATGAGCCGCTGGTCGGTCTCGTACTCGACCTCGGTGAGGGGGGAGGCGTCGGGCAGCAGGACCACACGATCCGCCGGGAGGATGGTCAGTTGGCGAAGGGTCATGCCGACGGCTCCGGGGTGGGGGCGGCGGGCCCGTGGGGTGCGACGGGCTCGGCCGGGGGCGTGGGTTCGCGGTCGGTGGAGTGTTCCGGGGCGAGGCGGGCGCCCGGCCGCAGGGCGACGGCGGCGTGGTTGGCGGCGGTGGCCGCCTCGCCGAAGCCGACGGAGATCAGCGGGACCCGGCCCTCGTAGGTGCAGATGTCCCCGGCGGCGTAGACGCCGGGCAGGCTGGTCCGCATCGCCCGGTCGACGGCGATGAGCCGGTCCTCGGTGGCCAGGCCCCAGCCGGCGAGCGGGCCGAGGCTGGTGGCGAAGCCCAGCGCGGCGACCACCGCCTGGGCGGGCAGCACGGTGACCTGCCCGTCGCGGTCCTCGACGGTGACCTGCTGGACGCGGTCCGTGCCGTGGAGTCGCGTCACCTGGGTGTCCGTCAGCACCCGCACACCGGAGGCGTACATCTGCTTGACGCTGTACTCGTGGGCGCGGAAGGCCCGTCTGCGGTGGACCACCGTGACCGACGCGGCGAGCGGCGCGAGGGCCAGCGCCCAGTCGACGGCGCTGTCCCCGCCGCCGACGACCACCACGTCCCGGCCGCGGTGCTCCTCCAGGCGCGGCACGTGGTACGCCACCCCGCGCCCCTCGAAGGGCCGCAGCGCGGGGAGGGAGCGGGGGGTGGGCCGGCCGAGACCGGCGGTGACGAGTACGGCACCGGCCCGTATCCGGGCGGCGCGCGAGGACCGGCCGGCACGGGGTGCGCCGCGTCCGTCGTCGTCCAGTCCGACGAGCCAGCCGCCCCGGTCGCCGGGCGTCAGGGTGGTGGCGGTACGGCCCAGCAGCCACACGGGGTCGAACGCGGCGGCCTGGGCGACGAGTTCGCCGACCAGCTCGCGGCCCCGGACCGCGGCCCGGCCCGCCACGTCGTAGATCCGCTTCTCCGGGTAGAGCGCCGCGATCTGCCCGCCGGGTTCGGCCAGCGCGTCCACCAGCACGGTCGACAGGCCGCGGAACCCCGCGCAGGAGGCGGCGTAGAGACCGGCGGGCCCCGCGCCCACGACGGCCAGGTCCGCGACGATCTCCGGGTCGGCCTCCGTGCCGGGGCCGCGGGCGGAGGTACCCGGGCCCGGCACCGCGGTCGCATCCATGGGCGCTCCCACTTGATTCATCCAGAACTCCAGGAACTCTCTTTTGGTCCACGACATACGGATTCTTGGGGCGGCGAATTCATGATTCAGCGGACCGGACACACCGTCAAGAAAGAGAAGAAGGGAAACGGAAAAGGACGGCTCGAACGACAAACGCGCAGGTCAAGCGCCCACTAGCGGAGGCATGGGAACTCGGGAAGCGTTTTTCGACCGAGGAAAATCCACAGTCGAAAAACGGGAAACCGCACGGGCGGCCGTTCCCTTGACAGCCCCGATTGCCCTCCACATAGTGAACGACGGCTTATCGCACCCCGTTTATCGGAGGAGAACCGTGCCCCTTTCACGACGCGCCATTCTCGCCGGGTCCGGCGTCGCCGCATCCTCTCTCGCGCTCGGCGCCCCCCAGGCCTCGGCCGCCCCCGTGAGCGACGCCGCGGCCCGGCCCTTCGACCCGCACGACTGGAGGTCCGTACGCGCCCAGTTCCTGCTGGACCCCAGTTACGCGCATCTGTCGAACTTCTTCTTCGCGTCGATGCCGGCCCCGGTGCGCGAGGCCCTCGCCCGCTACCGCCGCGGCTTCGACGAGAACCCGTACAACTTCCTCGACGACAACATGTTCGGCCGCGAGGAGGACATGATCTGGCGGGACGTGTGCGCGGCGGCGGCCGAGTACGTGGGCGGCCGCCCCGAGGAGATCGCCCTGACCAGCAGTACGACCATGGGGCTGGCGCTCATCTACAACGGCCTGACCCTGCGGCCGGGCCAGGAGATCCTCACCACCACCCACGAGTTCTATCCGCACCACGAGTCGATCCGGCTCGCGGCGCTGCGGTCGGGCGGCAGCACCCGGAAGATCCCGCTGTACGAGTCGTCGTTCCGCTACCGCCCCGAGGAGGCCGTGGCCCGCATCCGTGCCGCGATCCGCCCACACACCCGGGTCCTCGGTGTCACCTGGGTGCACTCCGGAACGGGGGTGCGGCTGCCGATCCGGCAGATCGCCGACGTCGTGCGGGACGTCAACCGGCAGCGGGACGACGCCGACCGGCTGCTGCTCGTCGTCGACGGGGTCCACGGCTTCGGTGCCGTCGACGAGGAGGTCGCCGCGATGGGCTGCGACTTCTTCGCCGCCGGCACCCACAAGTGGATCCTCGGCCCGCACGGCACCGGCCTGGTGTGGGCCAAGCCCGAGAACTGGGCACTGCTCACGCCCACCATTCCGAGCATCATGACCAAGGAGCCACAGGACGCCTGGCGCCAGAACCGCCCGCCGAACGGCCCCACGCAGGCCTCCTGGATCAGCCCCGGCGGCTTCTTCGCCTACGAGCACCAGTGGGCCGTGATCGAGGCGTTCCGGTTCATCCAGCGGATCGGCCGCCGCCGTATCCACGACCGCATCGCGGAGCTGAACGGCGCGCTCAAGCAGGGCCTGGCCCGGATGCCGCACGTCACCCTGCACACGCCGGTCCGCTCGGAGCACTCGGCCGGCTTCGTCTGCTTCGACGTGCAGGGCCACACGCCCAAGGAGGTCGTCCGCATCCTGCGCGAGCGCCGGGTCGTCGCCAGCGGCACCCCGTACGCCGTCAGCCACGCGCGCCTGTCCGCCGGCATCGTCAACTTCCCCCACGAGATCGAGAAGACGCTCGCCATCATCAACGGCCTGAAGTAGCCCGCCCGGACACCCGGAACACACGGACACCCGGAACACCCGGGCACCCGGAACGCCCCGAACGCCCTGAAGCAGCCCGCCCCCGAAGCCCCGTCCCGCCGGGCTCCCGGCTCCCCCCTGCGCCCCGCCGGCACCCGCGACGGGGCGCATCCTCACGCCCCTCCCCCTCCGTACGCCCCCTGCGCGCACACCTCACCCACCCAGCGGCCACTTCCCCAGGGAGACCCCTCCATGGACGTCATCACCGCGATGCTCACCCGCCGCAGCACCCACCACCTCACCCGGCCCGCGCCTCCGGACGACGAGTTCGCCTATCTCCTCAAGATCGCCGCGACCGCCCCCGACCACGGCCGGCTCCACCCCTGGCGCTGGATCCTGCTCCGCGACGACCAGGCCGCCCAGCTCACCCACCTCGCCCGCCGCCTGAAGCGCGCCACCTCCCCCACGACCGCCACCCCGGCCGCCGCGTCCCCGCCCGCCCCCCTCGTGGCGACCCTGGTCTTCACCCCCACCCCGCACCACAAGGTGCCCACCTGGGAACAGCTCGCCGCCACCAGCGCCATGACCAACAACCTCCAGCTGCTGCTGCACACCCGTGGCTTCGCCAGCATCTGGCGCACCGGCACCACCCTCCAGCACCCCCGGATCCGGCGTTTCCACGGCCTCGCCGCGTCCGAGCACCTGCTCGGCTGGCTGCACATCGGCACCGCGACCACCGCCCCGCAGCCGCGCCGCACGCTCGCCGACACGGCCACCAAGATCAGCACCCACAGTGCCGCCGACGCCTCGGAGGACCTCCCGGACGCGGCCGAGGCGGCGTCGGCCCCGCCCCTCGTCGACGCCCTCTTCCCGGCACGCCCCTGACGGACCGCACCCCCGGCCGCGGCTCAGTGCGGGCCGGTACCGGACCCGGGGCCGCCGACGTCCTCGGGGACCCGCACGGCGACCAGGGCCACGTCGTCGTCACCGACGGTGGTCAGCAGGTTGTCGAGCAGCCGGTCGCAGAAGTCCTCCAGGGGGAGCCGGACGGCACCCGACGCCTCACGGCGCAGCCGTTCCAGACCCACGGTCAGGTCCTCCCCGCGGCGCTCGACGAGTCCGTCGGTGTAGAGCAGCAGGGTCGAACCGGCCGGCAGCGGTTCGGTGGCGCTGCCGTACTCGGGCTCGGGGACGAGGCCCAGCAGGGGCGAGCGGGCGTCGTACAGGAAGCGCGCCGTGCCGTCCGTCCCGACCAGCAGGGGCGGCGGGTGGCCGGCGACGGAGTAGGTGAGCTGGAAGCGGCCGGGCCCCGGGCGTTCGACCCGGCCCAGGACGCAGGTGACGGTGCACTCCAGGTAGAGGGTCTGCACGGCGACGTCGAGGCGGCGCAGGATGGTGCCGGTGGGTTCCTGGCGGTCCAGGGTCAGCCCGCGGAGCATGTTGCGCAGCTGGCTCATGGTGACGGCGGCGGGCAGGTCGTGGCCGGAGACGTCGCCGATGGTGAGGGCGAGGGCCCCGTCGCGCAGCTCGAAGGCGTCGTACCAGTCGCCGCCCACCTCGGCGGCCGCGCTGCTGGGGCGGTAGCGCACGGCGATGCCGAGGTCGGGCACGCGCGGCGGTTCGGTGAGCAGGCTGCGCTGGAGGGCCAGTGCCACTTGCCGGGTGCGCTGGTACTCCAGGGCGTTGCGCAGCGGGGTGTGCGACCTCTGCAGCACCATCCGCAGCAGGCTGATGTCGGCCGGGCCCAGCGGGGTGCGGTCGCCGCAGACGGAGGCGGTGACGAGGGCGGCGGTGGTGCCGTCCACGACGACGGGGAACAGTACGACGCTGTTGGCGCCCTCGGCCAGCCAGGGGGCGCTGCCGGGCGGGGCGAGGTCGGGCGGCGGTGAGCCGGGCGGGAAGACG is a window from the Streptomyces capillispiralis genome containing:
- a CDS encoding ATP-grasp domain-containing protein, with the translated sequence MPYFKIAYDRGIDHTRHHVTYLGTRQALDTLPPGLTCEKVERPGVRDTLTEARAWLAAQGPRRFDRIISMSEYELLDAAGLREELGVPGPPVAQVALARDKVLMKEAVARAGLRVPRFLPARDFLDHAAGGRVPWQGRTVLKPHRGASSEGVLVLDTPAAAAQALTGRTTGVPALDDPAAPALDDFQAEEFLTGPIRHYDGLVQGGKVLLLTASQYVNTCLAYAQGSPMGSFQIRHTPEVHDWVSRVLAAVRIEDGSFHLEAIVHDGETVFLEVGNRVGGADVVAATEHATGVHLPSQELRILLGEPVALPAEPAGDGRFYGWFVVPGHHLAHHRYEGLTGADAHRTDARTVTWHQLPPGAPLPGHITYQAGETVLAGIAAGDTPEDTHDYLTGLFASVTVRSSRVPAEAGQVGA
- a CDS encoding ATP-grasp domain-containing protein, with the protein product MSHLTPTPPSYDTFTPTPYATPYENPGPTPDDRAAPAGAAPLFLIVDYNLSRIDEVRHLAERARARHGARVVLIRAEPGDTDRAVADEVIDLDPLRPDFAVMGEKLLTARRDRIRAGIVFSDNAVHSGADLLHRLGVPVDAPHLAEGAFSKYHYRLAESLASELLRAQGVMTPAFTRIASLDQLRRFAAEHPAGFVVKPSAEGNNRGVVAVRPGDDLTAAFAEVLPYLDGGVICEELIPHAREFSFDGLGDLEFLTEKVSATGRYPVEIAQVLPAALAPHEEATLKRAGRLANLLVGQCHGPFHNEIKLSDDGREAAVVEPNRRPAGMRIWALARWVYGIDLHHLWVDTAFGGTALPDRLTPGCEAATVMLGVSHDVSFSPADVPPGADPFADAVAATAAHLGLGEGELTVTEFSWLAPGRRELHAVARDNADFAAQGCVVLRSPRTGIRPVVHALREAWTHALDRVLAVPAPARKAR
- a CDS encoding ATP-grasp domain-containing protein, with amino-acid sequence MENARGVLLLSHVGFSFMEDLASAVTARGLEIYVLSSLPEEEHRAARPGQLADLADDVRVTAAHVLTPDDVESYLDHLHRTGRDVACCLTVWEGYRPLMALANARLGVPDLDEKQALALRDKLTLRNRLADAGLSNARARALTPDTLAAHQRGDGRYFVKPVSGIASFGTFPLTPDTTWTDLEALAAEARADTVYASALTSAEHGTPDVRFLVEDYVPGRECSFEVLAVDGVPHVVAVHEKCEVTETAGAVLENACVSPPVGLTTGQIADGLTWVRRVFDLLGLDWGCFHIEARHTPEHGWDLIEVNPRVGGSLISPSVAELTGGTGLLALWLDLLLAARRPAHFTRFLAGLSYTADGTPPSPNATYFRVFFADPGTLRHVAPNDRLPLAPVLTQIFLHAGDVVAHSAREVFLGQVLWRMDLADRDDVLARLVPASAHAIETAYEPAPGTEQR
- a CDS encoding 2Fe-2S iron-sulfur cluster-binding protein, giving the protein MTLRQLTILPADRVVLLPDASPLTEVEYETDQRLIPFGCRSGSCGACVVEVLQGGPALGEPDDDELDFLDDLGLSGGAHRLACQCRLRGDVTVRVVDQI
- a CDS encoding NAD(P)/FAD-dependent oxidoreductase, translated to MDATAVPGPGTSARGPGTEADPEIVADLAVVGAGPAGLYAASCAGFRGLSTVLVDALAEPGGQIAALYPEKRIYDVAGRAAVRGRELVGELVAQAAAFDPVWLLGRTATTLTPGDRGGWLVGLDDDGRGAPRAGRSSRAARIRAGAVLVTAGLGRPTPRSLPALRPFEGRGVAYHVPRLEEHRGRDVVVVGGGDSAVDWALALAPLAASVTVVHRRRAFRAHEYSVKQMYASGVRVLTDTQVTRLHGTDRVQQVTVEDRDGQVTVLPAQAVVAALGFATSLGPLAGWGLATEDRLIAVDRAMRTSLPGVYAAGDICTYEGRVPLISVGFGEAATAANHAAVALRPGARLAPEHSTDREPTPPAEPVAPHGPAAPTPEPSA
- a CDS encoding aminotransferase class V-fold PLP-dependent enzyme: MPLSRRAILAGSGVAASSLALGAPQASAAPVSDAAARPFDPHDWRSVRAQFLLDPSYAHLSNFFFASMPAPVREALARYRRGFDENPYNFLDDNMFGREEDMIWRDVCAAAAEYVGGRPEEIALTSSTTMGLALIYNGLTLRPGQEILTTTHEFYPHHESIRLAALRSGGSTRKIPLYESSFRYRPEEAVARIRAAIRPHTRVLGVTWVHSGTGVRLPIRQIADVVRDVNRQRDDADRLLLVVDGVHGFGAVDEEVAAMGCDFFAAGTHKWILGPHGTGLVWAKPENWALLTPTIPSIMTKEPQDAWRQNRPPNGPTQASWISPGGFFAYEHQWAVIEAFRFIQRIGRRRIHDRIAELNGALKQGLARMPHVTLHTPVRSEHSAGFVCFDVQGHTPKEVVRILRERRVVASGTPYAVSHARLSAGIVNFPHEIEKTLAIINGLK
- a CDS encoding nitroreductase family protein, with amino-acid sequence MDVITAMLTRRSTHHLTRPAPPDDEFAYLLKIAATAPDHGRLHPWRWILLRDDQAAQLTHLARRLKRATSPTTATPAAASPPAPLVATLVFTPTPHHKVPTWEQLAATSAMTNNLQLLLHTRGFASIWRTGTTLQHPRIRRFHGLAASEHLLGWLHIGTATTAPQPRRTLADTATKISTHSAADASEDLPDAAEAASAPPLVDALFPARP
- a CDS encoding SpoIIE family protein phosphatase, whose protein sequence is MAAGPGRAGTPHLTYDTYRLRTASGEYRHFAVEAAPVRDGDTVIEWVGTCTDIEQEWQEARQEELLARASAATADIVRLDEMLAALAEVIVPEIADNCTIYLLPQALHRLPGTALTADRVAAAHRDGLPDLPVHHEEHLESGSPLARAADGRRPVHAVFPPGSPPPDLAPPGSAPWLAEGANSVVLFPVVVDGTTAALVTASVCGDRTPLGPADISLLRMVLQRSHTPLRNALEYQRTRQVALALQRSLLTEPPRVPDLGIAVRYRPSSAAAEVGGDWYDAFELRDGALALTIGDVSGHDLPAAVTMSQLRNMLRGLTLDRQEPTGTILRRLDVAVQTLYLECTVTCVLGRVERPGPGRFQLTYSVAGHPPPLLVGTDGTARFLYDARSPLLGLVPEPEYGSATEPLPAGSTLLLYTDGLVERRGEDLTVGLERLRREASGAVRLPLEDFCDRLLDNLLTTVGDDDVALVAVRVPEDVGGPGSGTGPH